The Geomonas agri genome contains the following window.
AGCGGAACGGAACGCGAATGAATCACGAACGCACCTGCTTCCTGTCCCACGGGACATCAGGTGCCGCTGCCGAATGCAGAATATCTCCCTGTCCGGCGCCCATGGTCTGCCTGCAGGACGTTCGGGTTAGCGTCTTTCCGTCATGCGATCTGTGCGGGCTATTCCTCGCCGCCAAACCGACTAAGGTTCCGGTGGGATATACCAGTCGGGTCGCCCGCCTGGAACCGTCCAAGATCGGACTGCAATTCATGGGCATGACCTTCAGACAGGCTGCCCATTTCGCACAAAAAGCCTTCAAATTTCTTAGGTAGTATGCTAGAAGTAACAGCCTCCATCATCATGGGAGCTTCACGATGTGCCGTTCTGTCATTTTAGTCTGTGTTGTATTCATTATCCTCACTATCCCCTGCTTTAGTGCCTCCCAAAAAACTGCTGAACTTCTAGTCGTTTCCTTCCCAACTGATGAAGGGGGTGTTGAGGCCATTGCCAAAGAGATCAATTCAGCTAAGTCCCAGATCCTAGTCCAGGCATATTCTTTCATATCCAAACCGATAGCACATGCACTCATAGAAGCACGCAAACGCGGTGTCAGGATAGAAGCCGTACTGGACTCAAGCCAGCGCAGTGCTCCATTCGTATCAGATGACTTCGTATCCCGTGCCGACATACCTACATATACTGATTCAGAACACACCATTGCTATCAGTAAGGCATTCATCATAGACCGGAATACCCTGATTACAGGTTCCATAGATTTCACCGATGAAACTGGGAAGAAGAACGCAGACGGTCTCGTAATCGTTAAAGGCAACAAGCCCTTGGTGTATAGATTTTTAAGGGACTTCGAGGAACATAAGAGGCATTCCGGGAAGGGTGCTGCCTTTTATAATTAATTTTCTCTTGGAGACGTTCATTTCTGCACATGCGACGTCAAAAAAAACCTCCTTTCCCAATCGAAAACCGCTTTTTTCTCACTCGGAGTTCCAAGGTGGAGCCTGATTAGGTTAAAGTATGCTTTTCTTCGTATTCTTCTTGTAAAATTGCACCAGTTTGGGATAAACTACCACGGAATTTTCTCAAGCGATTTCTCGGGAAAGAGCTGCCATATGTCGAACCCTCAAATCACGCTGAACAGGGTATGCACTATCCTCGCTCCAGGAATCCGAGCCGCTTTGGCGGTCCTAGCGGCCCTGGTGCTGTGCGCTCCTGTCCAGGCCTTCCACCGGGGCGGCGTGGCAGAGTGCGAGGGGTGTCACTCCATCCACAACTCTCAGGGGGGGCAACCCAACAGCCAGGCCGGCACGACAGGCAGTTACTTGCTTAAGGGAAACGACGCAAGCTCGGTTTGCCTGAACTGCCATCAGGTGACCGGCGACCTTGGGCCCACCTCGTATCATGTCAGCACGGCCGCCATCGATATGCCGGCCGGTTCACCACCCCGCCAGATGACCCCGGGCGGTGATTTCGGTTGGCTCAAAAAGACCTACACCTGGTTCAATGCCCTTGGTTCCTCTACCATCCAGCAAAGCCCCGGCAACCGGCACGGCCACAATATCGTTTCCATTGACTACGGCTATGACATGGATTATGACAAGCCGACGGCTCCCGGCGGCACGTATCCGGCGGCCTCCATGTCCTGCATCAGCTGCCACGACCCGCACGGCAAGTACCGCCGCCTCATGGACGGCAGTATCACCACCTCTGGCGTACCGATCACGGGGTCGGGCTCCTTGGTTCGCAGCGCTGACCCCAATGCGATGAGCGCTGTCGGGGTCTACCGCCTGCTGGGGGGGAGCGGTTACTACCCGAAATCCCTGGGACCGGCAAACGCCTTTGCAAATAACCCTCCCGCAGCGATAGCGGCCGACGTGTACAATCGCGCCGAAAACGTCACTCAGACTAGGGTCGCCTACGGCGCGGGCATGTCGGAGTGGTGCCGCAACTGCCATGCCACCATTCATACGGATGCGGTACCCACCTCCCTCAAACACCCGGCCGGCAGCACGGGCGTCACGAGCGGCACCCTGGGCGCGGTCATTGCGGGATGGTACGACCAGTATGTCAAGGATGGCGACCTGACCGGCACAGAGAGCAATGCCTATCTATCGCTGGTGCCCTTTGAAATCGGCTCGGCCGATTACCGGCTGGTACTCAAACCGATCGCGGGCACGACACCGACCAAAGGACCGTCGCTCAGCGACGGCACCCCGCAGGTGATGTGTCTCTCCTGTCACCGAGCCCACGCCAGCGGCTGGGACGGTTCCATGCGCTGGAACAATCGGTCGCCCTCCATCGTGTACGCTGGCAAATATTCACAGACGGGTGATATCCAGCCCTATGGGCAGGGGAGGTCCGATCTGGAGGCCACGGCGGCGTACGACAACATTCCCGCCTCCTTTTTTGCGTACAACCAGAACCCGTTGTGTTACAAGTGCCACCAGAGCGGGACTTTTCCGTAGGGGCATGGCATGTGTCAATCATTCGCTGGCGGGCGCCTGATTGTCCTCAACAAGCGCATGAATTAGATCAATTGCTGTGTCTGAAACAATGGTAATCCCCTTCGGCATGCCGGGAGAACGACTATGTCCACCAGATTCCTGCTGATTGCCGCAGCACTGCTGCTGTTCTGTTCCGGCTGTGCCCAGACCCGCCTGGCAGCGAAGCCGCTGCTTGCCCCGTCTCAGGGGGAGTTGTTCCTGTACTGCGAACCGTTGTCCCAAGAAGCGGCAAAGCTGCACTTTGCCGTTACCGATGTTGCCGCCATCCGAGACGACGGCCTGACAGTCTCCCTCACGCTGGCGTTCAAAGAGTTTGCCCAGGCTGATCTGCGTCGGCAGCGGCTGTTTGCCCAAGGGATTGTTCCGGCTGGCCGCTATGTCGGCCTGGCATTCACGGTCAAGCACGCCGAACTGTCGGGCGAGACGGGCGCTATGCGACTTTTAGTGCAGGACAGGCCCACCGAGGTAAAAATCGATGCCTCCGTCAGGGATGGCAAGGCCGCTGTCGTCACGCTGAACCTCAATTACCGCGAGTCCGTAAAGGGGGTTGAATTCAGTCCCGCTTTCATGGCAGAGATCCCTCTCAAGCCGCTTCCCGGGCTGTCCGGGTATGTAACCAACCGCGGGGATAACACCATCACGGTGTTTGACCGACGATCGGCCCGGGTCGGGGGGGTGGTCGAAACCGGCCCCGGCCCGTCGGGCATTGCCCTGGACCAAACCCTGATGCGGGCCTATGTGGCTCTGTCGGGGCAGAATGTCCTAGCTGTGTTCGACGTCAAGGAAAATGATTTCACCGACCGCATCAGGCTTAACCCAGGCGATGAACCCAGTTTCGTGGGGCTCTCCGCCGACGGGAAAACGGCCGTGACCGCCAACACCGGCTCCAACAGCGCCAGCATCATCGATATCCAGGCCCTGAGCGAGGTTGCCCGTCTGCCAACGGGCATCGGGCCGGAGTTCCTGATCATGGACCGTTCCGGGCGCAGGGCGTTTGTGTTCAACAGACTCTCCAACAGCATTACGGTTATTGATCTGGCGACGCGGCAGGTGGCCGCGACCATCCCAACCGAATCAGCGCCCGTTTACGGACAATTCAACCGCAAAGGGGACCGGCTGTATGTTGCTCACGGCATGACTCCCAACATCTTGGAAATCTCGCTTGACACCCTGTCGATAACCAGGCGGATCAACGCCGGCAGTGGTGTCAGCGCCCTAAAGGTAAATTCGGCCACGGATCTGCTCTATGTCGCCACCAGATTCGGTGGGATCATCGATGTCTACGACCCCTCTTCACTTATGCCGGTCAATTTCCTGAGAGCGGACGGCGGGGTCAATTACATGACCATTGACGGGGAGGAAAACAACCTGCTGGCGCTGCATCCCCGCAACCGACTGATCCGCTTGATCAATCTGGTCAGCAAGAAGGAGCGCGGCGTGGTCGATACCGGAGCCGATCCATACTGTGCTGTAATCTTCGGCGAGCGTTTATGAGGTGCGGACGACCATGCTGACCAGACATGCGCTGATAGGCCGGGTTCATGCCGCGCTCCTGCTGTCCCTCCTGCTTGCCTTGCCGTGCCCGGCCTCAGCGGAGGGGATCTCTGGCTATCTGGAGTACAATTTCGGAACGTCCAAAATCGATACCAGCGATGTGACCGGCAGCACCCGCCAGAAGTCATCCAACTTCACCCAGCGCTACAACCTGGAGATCGACAAGACCCTGACTTCCACGCTCCGTATGGCGATGGGGGCAAACGCTCAGTTCAACCAGGGTGATTCCAATATAACCGATCCCGCATCCACCGACGGGCCGACAAAAAGCCACTCGACCAGCTCACGCATTTCTCCGCACATCGATCTGGCCTATTCCAGCGGCTTGTTCAGCGGCGGCGCCGGTTTCACCAGGCGTATGGAAGACGCGAAGTCCAACGGGATCGCCACGCCGACCAGCTACTCGGACACGTACTCAGCCAACCTGAACTGGCTGCCGGTAGACTTTCCGACCCTCAGCCTGATCTATACGTCCTTTGACCGGTACGATGAGAACCGCACGTCCTTGAATGCCACCACGACATCGTACACCCTTAGCAGTCGCTATAAACCGCTGATGACTCTGGACCTGAGCTACGCTGGTAACCAGACCTTGACAACGGACCAAATGAAAGAAACCGAGAACAAATCGCTCACCAACAGCCTGCGGGCCGATTATAATGACGCCTTTTTCAGGGACGTGCTCTTTGTCAGCAGCAGCTATAACATTTCGACCCAGAATAACACCTTCACCAACAAGGGCGGCAGCAACAGCCAGCTTATCCTGGCCCCGGTGAGCATCGGTCCCTTTTATTACGCTACCACTAACCTCACCGATTCGAGCACGACCACCCCAGATTTCAGTACTGCCGCTTCGTCGCCAACCCTACCTGGCAACGTCGTGATCAGTTCGCCCGCTATTTCCACCGCCAACCGCGTCAACGTGGGGGCCAAGACCGGCCTAGGCGTCGCGGTGAACGTTGTCAGGCTCCTGGTGAGCCCCTCCTTCACCTCGACGGTCGGCCGCGATCTGACCTCGGACCTCGGCATGAAAGCGGATGACTATGCCAAAATCGGGCTGGCCTTTGCCAGCAACAGGATCGCCGTGTACACCAGTTCGAATGGTTCTGACTGGAGGCAGTGGACGGGGTCCACGAATTTTGCTTTCAAGTCGGTCGATATCGTCAATCCGGCTACCGGTGCGACGACCACCGGTCCGGCCTTTGAACTGCAGTTGCAGAATGCCGCCACTGCTGCCAATTTCATCAAGGTTGAGATCCTGCCGGTCAGCAACATTGTTCTTTCGGATGGCCCCCTGCAGAAGTTGACAGTCACCACGCTGCTGGGCTTCTACCAGGATCAGAACACCATTGTCACGCCGGGATCCAGCCGGTCGTCGTCCCAGCTATCTGGGTCTTACAACCTGAATCTCAGAGCGCGCTTGTGGGATGTCCCGACGTTGACCTACGACGGTTCCTTCGATCTGCAGCACTCCAAGTCTGACACCAGTCAATTTGTTTACCGCTACTCCCTGACCAACGGCCTGAGCTTCTACCACACCATCAGCCCGACCCTGAACACCGGCGCTCGACTGGCCCGCCTGGACAGCGTCAATCCTTCCAGCAACACCAGCGACTCCTCTACCTCCCTGTCCGTGTCCCTTGCCGCAATCCCACTGCCCACCTTGAGCGGCACGATGAACTACAGCGCCCGCCAGGACAAATCGGATACAACTAGCAAGACCACCCAGTCGCTGGGCTTGTCAGGCAACGCCGAGTTGTACCGCAACATAAATCTGGGGCTGAATATCAACGGCAGCCTGACCAGCGACAACACCGGCAAAGACCAGCAGGGGGTGACAACCTCCCTGGGGCTCAACCTATTGCCTCACCAGACTATGAGCATCAATTTCAGCACCTCCGACCAGGAGGGATGGTCTTCGGGCGGCGATACGCGCCCAGACACCGCCAGGACTCATAACCGCTCGTTTGATGCTGCGATAACCTACAACCCGCTCCAGACGATATACCTGTTCGCCACCTTCGGCATCAACGCCCAGACAGCGCAAAAAACCCAGACGACCAACAGCATCGGTGGGGCATGGGCCCCGCTCAGGGATGGCGCCCTGCAGTTGAATACGTCCTACCGAGAAGGGCTCCAGGCAGACGGCACCAAGGACAAAATATTCACTACTTCAGCACATGTGACCATCAGGACCGGGATGTACCTGGATATTTCGTACCTCATCTCATCCTCCGCGGGGCCAGCGCAAAACGACGATGTTGAGAGCTTATCCGGTTCGTTGCGGGCCAGCTTTTAACTGTAGAATTCAGCATAACCGGCAGGGAATACATGGGCGAAGCACGGCTCTTCGGTGCTTAGCCCATGCTGCTGTGACGTCCGAAGGCGGACGCAGATTAATCATGCTTAGCTCCTATAAGGACCATTCCTATATGCTGGGTAAGTTAACCTTCGGAGCATCATTTTCTACGCAGGGGGAGTCACCATGACACAGCAACACGATAAACGGCGGCGAAACCCGGTCGGGTGGCTATTCACTGCCTTGGCCGGGCTTCTCATGATGGTACTCGGCGGATGTGCGACAACGGGGGATACGTTCCGCGACGCAACAATGGATTTTGGCTCGATCAAAACCGTGGCGGTGATGCCGTTCGGCAACCTTACGCGCGACCAGTTGGCTTCAGAGCGGGTGAGAGACGTGTTCACGACCTCGCTCATGGCTACCGGGGCCATCTATTCGCTGCCTGTAGGCGAGGTCGCCCGGGCCATCGGCAGTATCGGGCTGACCAACGTCGCGACACCCTCGTCCGAGGATGTGGTCAAGCTGGCCAAGGCACTCAAGGCCGATGCCGTCATCACCGGGATTGTTCGCGAGTATGGCGATGTACGGTCCGGAAATGCCTCTGCCGACGTTATCTCGCTCAGCCTCCAGATGGC
Protein-coding sequences here:
- a CDS encoding phospholipase D-like domain-containing protein, which gives rise to MCRSVILVCVVFIILTIPCFSASQKTAELLVVSFPTDEGGVEAIAKEINSAKSQILVQAYSFISKPIAHALIEARKRGVRIEAVLDSSQRSAPFVSDDFVSRADIPTYTDSEHTIAISKAFIIDRNTLITGSIDFTDETGKKNADGLVIVKGNKPLVYRFLRDFEEHKRHSGKGAAFYN
- a CDS encoding cytochrome C, which encodes MAVLAALVLCAPVQAFHRGGVAECEGCHSIHNSQGGQPNSQAGTTGSYLLKGNDASSVCLNCHQVTGDLGPTSYHVSTAAIDMPAGSPPRQMTPGGDFGWLKKTYTWFNALGSSTIQQSPGNRHGHNIVSIDYGYDMDYDKPTAPGGTYPAASMSCISCHDPHGKYRRLMDGSITTSGVPITGSGSLVRSADPNAMSAVGVYRLLGGSGYYPKSLGPANAFANNPPAAIAADVYNRAENVTQTRVAYGAGMSEWCRNCHATIHTDAVPTSLKHPAGSTGVTSGTLGAVIAGWYDQYVKDGDLTGTESNAYLSLVPFEIGSADYRLVLKPIAGTTPTKGPSLSDGTPQVMCLSCHRAHASGWDGSMRWNNRSPSIVYAGKYSQTGDIQPYGQGRSDLEATAAYDNIPASFFAYNQNPLCYKCHQSGTFP
- a CDS encoding YncE family protein, whose protein sequence is MSTRFLLIAAALLLFCSGCAQTRLAAKPLLAPSQGELFLYCEPLSQEAAKLHFAVTDVAAIRDDGLTVSLTLAFKEFAQADLRRQRLFAQGIVPAGRYVGLAFTVKHAELSGETGAMRLLVQDRPTEVKIDASVRDGKAAVVTLNLNYRESVKGVEFSPAFMAEIPLKPLPGLSGYVTNRGDNTITVFDRRSARVGGVVETGPGPSGIALDQTLMRAYVALSGQNVLAVFDVKENDFTDRIRLNPGDEPSFVGLSADGKTAVTANTGSNSASIIDIQALSEVARLPTGIGPEFLIMDRSGRRAFVFNRLSNSITVIDLATRQVAATIPTESAPVYGQFNRKGDRLYVAHGMTPNILEISLDTLSITRRINAGSGVSALKVNSATDLLYVATRFGGIIDVYDPSSLMPVNFLRADGGVNYMTIDGEENNLLALHPRNRLIRLINLVSKKERGVVDTGADPYCAVIFGERL
- a CDS encoding GNA1162 family protein; the encoded protein is MTQQHDKRRRNPVGWLFTALAGLLMMVLGGCATTGDTFRDATMDFGSIKTVAVMPFGNLTRDQLASERVRDVFTTSLMATGAIYSLPVGEVARAIGSIGLTNVATPSSEDVVKLAKALKADAVITGIVREYGDVRSGNASADVISLSLQMAEGQTGRVVWSASTAKGGIGITEKLFGGGGKPLNDVTEKAVNDLINKMFE